The following proteins are encoded in a genomic region of Devosia lucknowensis:
- a CDS encoding GGDEF domain-containing protein translates to MSDQEFTRTLGYANAAFDLLKRSGIPPYPQFYELLYTYATGVNPSLNNRINAIFRSGTVPTSDLAETLYNEFLKADVNDRMSSVSERMHARIEAVHEAIDTAMTTANAYSGSLQSASGDLQRDLTGEGMKVLADRLLSETRRMQDTNRQLEAKLEASREDIAALQRDLDDVRRESMLDPLTKIANRKSFDEGLDDAIEEAKKSNLPVCLMLLDIDHFKNFNDTYGHQTGDQVLRLVAMTLKSNIKGKDLAARYGGEEFVAVLPWTDLDGGLIVAENIRKAIQAKELLKRSTNEKLGRITASFGVAVWHPTDNAMSLIERADRCLYAAKRAGRNRVVAETELVEIDVEPAKGVSAA, encoded by the coding sequence GTGTCGGACCAAGAATTTACGCGCACTCTGGGATACGCCAATGCAGCGTTCGACCTGCTGAAGCGTAGCGGCATCCCACCCTATCCGCAGTTCTACGAGTTGCTTTACACCTATGCGACGGGCGTAAACCCGTCGCTGAACAACCGTATCAACGCTATTTTCCGCAGCGGCACTGTACCGACTTCGGATCTTGCGGAAACGCTTTACAACGAATTCCTCAAGGCCGACGTCAACGATCGCATGTCGAGCGTTTCGGAACGCATGCATGCCCGAATTGAAGCCGTGCACGAGGCGATCGATACGGCGATGACCACGGCCAACGCCTATTCAGGCTCCCTGCAGTCGGCCAGTGGCGACCTGCAGCGAGATCTCACGGGCGAAGGCATGAAGGTGCTTGCTGACCGCCTGCTATCGGAAACGCGCCGGATGCAGGACACCAATCGCCAGCTTGAGGCCAAGCTCGAGGCATCACGCGAAGACATTGCGGCGCTGCAACGCGACCTTGACGACGTGAGACGCGAGTCGATGCTTGACCCGCTCACCAAGATTGCCAATCGCAAGAGTTTCGACGAGGGTCTGGACGACGCCATCGAGGAGGCGAAGAAGTCCAACTTGCCCGTCTGCCTGATGCTGCTGGACATCGACCATTTCAAGAATTTCAACGATACCTATGGTCACCAGACCGGCGACCAGGTGCTGCGCCTCGTGGCGATGACGCTGAAGTCGAACATCAAGGGCAAGGATCTGGCGGCGCGGTACGGCGGCGAAGAGTTCGTGGCCGTGTTACCCTGGACCGATCTCGACGGCGGATTGATCGTGGCGGAAAACATCCGCAAGGCCATTCAGGCCAAGGAATTGCTGAAGCGCTCCACCAACGAGAAGCTGGGTCGTATCACCGCCTCGTTCGGTGTTGCCGTCTGGCATCCGACCGACAATGCGATGTCGCTGATAGAGCGCGCCGACCGCTGCCTTTACGCGGCCAAGCGCGCAGGCCGCAACCGGGTGGTTGCGGAAACCGAGCTGGTCGAGATCGACGTCGAGCCGGCCAAGGGCGTTTCGGCCGCCTGA
- a CDS encoding 3-phosphoshikimate 1-carboxyvinyltransferase, with protein MPNALPAAYTITPPNRPLTGRVSPPGSKSITNRALLLAALAEGTSRLTGALKSKDTVLMARALREMGVMVQEPDATSFLVTSTGRLQAPEEALFLGNAGTATRFLTAAVATIEGTVVVDGDEDMRLRPIKPLVDALKSLGIDAQSPTGCPPVTLRGTGRFGSGRVEIDASLSSQYVSALLVAAPFGDGPIEVDLTGKDIGARGYVDLTLAAMRAFGAEVESRDDGSWLVQPTGYQATDFHIEPDASAATYLWGIEALTGGKIDLGVPADAFTQPDAAAQAVIATFPDMPGVIDGSQMQDAVPTIAVVAAFSNRPVRFVGIANLRVKETDRIRAVANELNRIRPGLAVEEGDDLVVNADPALAGQSRPARIETYHDHRIAMSFALAGLLVKDITILDPACTGKTYPEYWDMLANLGVHLTPAA; from the coding sequence ATGCCGAACGCTCTCCCCGCCGCCTACACTATCACTCCACCCAATCGTCCATTGACCGGTCGTGTCTCGCCGCCCGGCAGCAAGTCGATCACCAATCGGGCGCTGCTGCTCGCCGCTCTTGCTGAAGGCACCAGCCGTCTCACAGGGGCGCTCAAGAGCAAGGATACGGTGCTGATGGCGCGCGCACTGCGGGAAATGGGCGTCATGGTCCAAGAGCCCGACGCAACGAGCTTTCTCGTCACCAGTACCGGCCGCTTGCAGGCTCCGGAAGAGGCGCTGTTCCTCGGCAATGCCGGCACCGCAACCCGCTTTCTCACCGCCGCCGTCGCCACCATCGAGGGCACCGTTGTCGTCGACGGTGATGAAGATATGCGCCTGCGGCCGATCAAGCCGCTGGTTGATGCCCTGAAATCGCTTGGCATCGACGCGCAGTCACCCACCGGCTGCCCGCCCGTCACGTTGCGCGGTACGGGCCGCTTTGGTTCGGGTCGGGTGGAGATCGATGCGTCCCTCTCGAGCCAGTATGTTTCGGCGCTCCTGGTGGCCGCCCCCTTCGGCGACGGTCCCATCGAAGTTGACCTCACCGGCAAGGACATCGGTGCGCGCGGTTATGTCGATCTCACCCTGGCCGCCATGCGTGCATTCGGCGCCGAAGTCGAAAGCCGCGACGACGGCTCATGGCTGGTCCAGCCCACCGGATACCAGGCCACCGATTTCCATATCGAGCCCGACGCGTCGGCTGCGACCTATCTTTGGGGTATCGAGGCCCTCACCGGGGGTAAGATTGACCTCGGCGTGCCGGCCGACGCCTTCACTCAGCCCGACGCCGCCGCTCAGGCCGTTATCGCGACTTTCCCGGATATGCCCGGCGTTATCGACGGCTCGCAGATGCAGGATGCCGTTCCCACCATCGCGGTGGTCGCGGCCTTCAGCAACCGCCCTGTGCGCTTCGTCGGTATCGCCAATCTGCGCGTCAAGGAAACCGACCGCATCCGGGCGGTCGCCAACGAGCTCAACCGCATTCGGCCGGGACTGGCCGTTGAGGAGGGGGATGATCTGGTGGTCAATGCCGACCCCGCGCTCGCCGGGCAGTCACGGCCTGCCCGCATCGAGACCTATCACGATCACCGGATCGCCATGAGCTTTGCGCTAGCAGGTCTGCTTGTGAAGGACATTACCATCCTCGATCCCGCTTGCACGGGCAAAACCTACCCCGAATACTGGGACATGCTCGCAAATCTGGGTGTGCATTTGACGCCGGCTGCCTGA